CACAACGAGACCACAAACGAATCCATCTATAAGAAGGGAAAATGGAGAATCGACTAGACGGCAAACGCAACCCACAACAAGACGGAAAACGAGTCCAACTATAAGAAGAGAAAATAGGGGGTTAATACAGCAAGGTCAATCCTCAGTAATTCCCCAGTCAAGATCGTCTATAAGACAATCTGAGCGACAATCAGCTAGAGTAACAAGGCAGTCTAATCGTTCTAACAGACAAAAAAGCCGTCCGTAAAATTAATTTGAATGTGAAAATACTGTTTTATAGTCTAATTCCTGGGGGAAGTAACTCTTTGTATTCAGGGTTTTTCTTGAAAAAAACAACTATTTTAGGAAGAATGGGAACGACTTTTAATTTTCGTTCAATAGCAATTGCCATAATTTCTGAAAGAAATTGCGCAATAAATTCTTCGTTTTCAAATTGATCAGGAGTGTTTATTTTTGTTAAAAATATTTTTTTCTCTTGAAAGGAATATTCTACGGAAATCAATCCTTGGTCTAGCGTAGTTTCAAATTGTCTTGCAAATGTATTGTCTTTGATTTCCATGATGATAGCTTGATCCATATAATATATTAAAAAAGTTATAGATAGGATAGTTATTATCCATAGTCTCAATTTTGGGTATTCTTATTTATTTCGACCAGAGGTTTTTTATTATTAATTTCAAATACATTGAAATTAATAATTCCGATGGTTTCTTTTTTATATTTAATCGTCGATTACAGTTTTATTTTAATTATAAATAAACAAGTGCCTTTTTTTTTTACCCTCAAAGTGTAAGTTGTAGGTGTGATACTCTAAATGAAGTCTAAATAAAAAAAATAGTTTCTGATAAAG
The Flavobacterium sp. WC2421 genome window above contains:
- a CDS encoding GNAT family N-acetyltransferase, whose product is MEIKDNTFARQFETTLDQGLISVEYSFQEKKIFLTKINTPDQFENEEFIAQFLSEIMAIAIERKLKVVPILPKIVVFFKKNPEYKELLPPGIRL